The following are from one region of the Candidatus Thermoplasmatota archaeon genome:
- a CDS encoding glycosyltransferase family 4 protein codes for MARIASRTRNTLVVGYAPEEGTYQWEGVLIKHLRKPTSGPRRAIQLAQMFFSDDFGLTLPPTILKPETDAIVLESPFLFTATSRAGVKSFVLNAHNVYQDIAQFPQSGMKERVWSLATKKRQASIEREAWKAARHVIFCSSEDRDRAASIEPSLSIKSSVIPNCVDTREYAPLEMPFSSKIRPVMFLGTTRYPPNFFAVKEICETIAPHFPSVNFAIIGESSRRPRVVSSNVSFVGKVAKPAEFLPNGRAAIIPLRHGSGTRLKILEFFASGVPVVATAKACQGIEARDDIHFLRAETPKELIEALSRILTDENLSMKLAKNARKLVESRYDWRRYSDSIASIYFESERSDH; via the coding sequence ATGGCCAGGATAGCCAGCCGCACGCGAAATACCCTAGTTGTCGGATACGCTCCGGAGGAAGGAACGTATCAGTGGGAAGGCGTCTTGATAAAGCACCTCCGCAAGCCTACAAGCGGACCCCGAAGGGCAATCCAATTGGCGCAAATGTTTTTCTCAGATGATTTCGGCCTCACTCTGCCACCAACGATTCTGAAACCCGAGACTGACGCGATCGTCCTCGAATCCCCTTTTCTATTTACGGCTACGAGTCGGGCAGGAGTGAAAAGCTTTGTCCTTAATGCACACAACGTCTACCAGGATATCGCACAGTTTCCCCAATCTGGAATGAAGGAACGAGTCTGGAGCTTGGCCACGAAGAAACGCCAAGCATCTATCGAACGAGAGGCATGGAAGGCCGCGAGGCACGTGATCTTCTGTTCCAGTGAGGACCGTGACCGAGCTGCATCAATAGAACCGAGTCTAAGCATCAAGAGTAGCGTAATTCCAAATTGCGTAGACACAAGGGAATACGCCCCACTCGAGATGCCGTTTTCATCCAAGATTCGACCAGTCATGTTCCTCGGCACCACTCGGTATCCACCAAATTTTTTCGCCGTTAAAGAGATCTGTGAAACAATTGCCCCTCATTTTCCAAGTGTGAACTTTGCAATTATAGGGGAATCGAGTCGCCGTCCACGGGTGGTATCCAGTAATGTCTCGTTCGTTGGCAAGGTGGCGAAGCCTGCCGAGTTTCTACCGAACGGTCGCGCGGCCATCATTCCACTGCGGCATGGCAGTGGAACACGACTAAAGATTTTGGAGTTCTTTGCGTCTGGCGTGCCAGTGGTCGCAACCGCCAAGGCATGCCAAGGGATCGAGGCTCGAGACGACATCCACTTCCTTCGCGCCGAAACGCCTAAAGAGCTGATTGAAGCCCTGTCCAGAATCCTCACCGACGAAAACTTGAGCATGAAACTCGCAAAGAACGCGCGTAAACTCGTCGAGAGCAGGTACGATTGGCGCCGCTACTCTGATTCAATAGCCTCAATCTACTTCGAATCAGAGAGATCAGACCATTGA